A window of Spirochaetota bacterium contains these coding sequences:
- a CDS encoding DNA adenine methylase, with protein MNIPQPIPYQGSKRFLAPLILKFFPLYFDKLIEPFAGSAAISFAAAANNLATSYHLNDLNAPLMHLWNLIINDPFSLIDSYNKIWHDQIGNEKEYYNHIRNRFNNNHHPSDLLFLLARCVKAAIRYNSNGEFNQSPDNRRRGKSPTNMKNEILGASKLLKGKVKITSFDYRNIINDINQNDLVYMDPPYQGVVSKRDTRYSNGVEYNEFVEFLNELNNKNIMYIISYDGKRADTNYGKDLPVFLSLHKILLDAGLSTQATLLGRTERTYESLYLSSRLTEQLNAKYNQIDHFQEDQQLLFA; from the coding sequence ATGAATATCCCTCAGCCAATACCCTATCAGGGAAGTAAAAGATTTTTAGCTCCTTTAATCCTAAAATTTTTTCCTCTATATTTTGATAAATTAATTGAGCCATTTGCTGGTTCGGCAGCTATATCATTTGCTGCCGCAGCAAACAATTTAGCCACGAGCTATCACTTAAATGATCTTAATGCACCGCTAATGCACCTATGGAATTTGATCATCAATGATCCCTTTTCTTTAATTGACTCTTATAATAAGATTTGGCATGATCAGATTGGGAATGAAAAGGAATATTATAACCATATACGAAATAGATTTAATAACAACCACCACCCATCCGACCTGTTATTTTTGCTTGCAAGATGTGTTAAAGCAGCTATTAGATATAATTCAAATGGTGAATTCAATCAAAGCCCAGATAACAGACGAAGAGGTAAATCCCCCACTAATATGAAAAATGAGATTCTTGGAGCATCAAAACTATTAAAAGGAAAAGTTAAAATTACATCATTTGATTACAGAAATATTATTAATGATATAAATCAGAATGATCTTGTATATATGGATCCTCCCTATCAAGGAGTTGTTAGTAAACGTGATACTAGATATTCAAACGGGGTCGAATATAATGAATTTGTAGAATTTCTTAATGAATTAAATAATAAAAATATAATGTATATTATAAGTTATGATGGAAAACGAGCAGATACTAATTACGGAAAAGATTTACCTGTTTTTTTAAGTTTGCATAAAATCTTACTTGATGCCGGTTTATCAACCCAAGCAACATTATTAGGAAGGACTGAGCGAACCTATGAATCGTTATATCTTTCTTCAAGATTAACTGAACAATTAAATGCTAAATATAATCAGATCGACCACTTTCAAGAGGATCAACAATTATTATTTGCTTAG
- a CDS encoding HNH endonuclease, whose amino-acid sequence MKKNKIPADILKFIKSITNKRAKIVIDHIIKNEFITTEQLKNDYGYDHPPRAARDVRESGVPLETFYIKSKNGKNIAAYKFGDFNKINKGKLGGRKIFPKELHDKLYEENQGKCYICNIQLEKRYLQIDHRVPYEVAGDQNNNYDEHNYMLLCSSCNRAKSWSCEHCENWININTIEICLNCYWCHPDNYNHISMIDTRRLDITWQGEEVQLYNLIKNQASNSSKSLSTFVKEIIEEYIINK is encoded by the coding sequence ATGAAAAAAAACAAAATACCTGCTGATATACTTAAATTTATAAAATCAATAACAAATAAAAGGGCCAAGATAGTAATTGACCATATTATTAAGAATGAATTTATTACTACCGAACAATTAAAAAATGATTATGGTTATGATCATCCTCCACGTGCTGCAAGAGATGTAAGAGAATCAGGTGTCCCCTTAGAAACTTTTTACATTAAATCAAAAAATGGGAAAAATATCGCTGCGTACAAATTTGGAGATTTTAATAAAATTAATAAAGGTAAATTGGGGGGCCGTAAAATATTTCCTAAAGAACTACATGATAAATTATATGAAGAAAACCAAGGGAAATGCTATATATGTAATATCCAATTAGAAAAAAGGTATCTTCAAATAGATCATAGAGTCCCTTATGAAGTTGCTGGTGATCAAAACAATAATTATGATGAACATAATTATATGCTTCTATGTAGTTCTTGCAATCGTGCAAAGTCTTGGTCATGTGAACATTGTGAAAATTGGATAAATATCAATACTATTGAAATATGCTTAAACTGCTACTGGTGTCATCCTGATAATTATAATCATATTTCCATGATAGATACGAGACGACTTGATATTACTTGGCAAGGTGAAGAAGTTCAACTCTACAATTTAATAAAAAATCAAGCTAGTAATTCTTCAAAATCTCTTTCCACTTTTGTTAAAGAAATAATTGAAGAATATATTATTAATAAATAA